The Pseudophryne corroboree isolate aPseCor3 chromosome 2, aPseCor3.hap2, whole genome shotgun sequence genome has a segment encoding these proteins:
- the LOC134988857 gene encoding olfactory receptor 52E2-like, translating into MGSMSSSNISDSTFILVGIPGLERLHGWIALPIFSIYVITVLANVSVLLIIKTEKSLHQPMYLFLSLVLLTDLVSCNAVLPKMVLIFWFNQREISFEGCLVQMYFVHSFTVMGSAVLVAMAYDRYVAICHPLRYCTILTSPLITKFGFLGAMRGTLLLLPLPFLVKRLPFCGNHIIEQTYCEHMAVAKLSCADIRINVVYGLLVALLVMGVDTASIAVSYFIIVRTVLRLPTQEARRKVWSTCISHFCVILVAYVPALFSFVSQRFGEHTASSTQILLSNLYLVFTPMLNPIIYGIRTKQLYKCLS; encoded by the exons ATGGGCAGTATGAGTAGCTCTAACATTAGTGACTCCACTTTCATCCTGGTTGGAATTCCGGGACTGGAACGGCTACATGGGTGGATTGCTTTGCCCATTTTTTCCATATATGTGATCACTGTCCTGGCTAATGTTAGTGTCCTGCTCATCATAAAGACAGAGAAAAGTCTCCACCAGCCCATGTACCTCTTTCTCTCATTGGTTTTGTTGACAGACCTTGTCTCGTGCAATGCTGTCCTACCTAAGATGGTGCTTATCTTCTGGTTCAATCAACGGGAGATCTCTTTTGAGGGTTGCTTGGTCCAGATGTATTTCGTACATTCCTTTACCGTCATGGGATCCGCTGTGCTCGTGGCCATGGCCTATGACCGTTATGTGGCGATATGCCACCCACTTAGATATTGCACCATCTTAACAAGTCCACTTATCACTAAATTTGGATTTTTGGGGGCCATGAGAGGAACACTCCTATTGCTTCCTCTGCCATTTCTTGTGAagaggctgccattttgtgggaATCACATAATTGAACAAACATATTGTGAACACATGGCTGTGGCCAAGCTTTCCTGTGCAGACATCAGAATTAATGTTGTGTATGGATTACTAGTTGCTCTACTGGTAATGGGAGTAGATACTGCATCCATCGCAGTGTCCTATTTCATCATTGTGAGGACTGTTCTGAGACTTCCAACCCAAGAGGCCAGACGCAAAGTATGGAGCACCTGTATTAGTCATTTCTGTGTCATTCTAGTGGCCTATGTCCCAGCTCTCTTCTCTTTTGTGTCTCAGAGGTTTGGCGAACACACAGCTTCTTCAACCCAAATTCTTCTGTCGAACCTGTACCTGGTCTTTACGCCCATGTTAAATCCAATAATATATGGCATAAGGACAAAA CAACTGTATAAATGTTTGTCGTAA